A single region of the Methanobrevibacter boviskoreani JH1 genome encodes:
- a CDS encoding right-handed parallel beta-helix repeat-containing protein yields MEVNYIKQVKALLILIILFLSIGTISASENISDVDNDAMDDSQIINEVISNSSNYVVGDDGNTKSFKDLQDFIDSNTNGTIDIDSDYKFDSNIDSKGGIKITKDLTINGNNHVIDADGKSFIFNITNSAVTISDLTFKNANAKNSNMGGAIDSTGDELIVNNCNFTNNTGTQHGGAINSRSTTTIINNSNLIQADLEIPIISMELRYTHHMMLKYTIPISLIIIWLDTIPMQPVVVQYIH; encoded by the coding sequence ATGGAGGTGAATTATATTAAGCAGGTAAAAGCTTTATTGATTCTAATTATATTGTTTTTAAGTATAGGCACAATATCTGCTAGCGAGAATATTAGCGATGTAGATAATGATGCTATGGACGATTCACAAATAATTAATGAAGTTATCTCCAACTCATCTAATTATGTTGTTGGTGATGACGGCAATACTAAATCATTTAAAGATTTACAGGATTTTATAGATTCTAACACTAACGGAACAATTGATATTGACAGCGATTATAAATTTGATTCTAATATTGACTCAAAAGGCGGAATAAAAATTACTAAAGATCTAACTATCAATGGTAACAATCATGTGATTGATGCCGATGGTAAATCTTTTATATTTAACATCACTAACTCAGCAGTTACAATAAGCGATTTGACCTTTAAAAATGCCAATGCTAAAAACTCCAATATGGGCGGTGCAATTGATTCTACAGGTGACGAATTAATTGTAAATAACTGTAATTTCACGAACAATACAGGAACCCAGCATGGCGGGGCTATTAATTCAAGGTCAACAACCACTATTATTAACAACTCCAACTTAATTCAAGCAGACTTAGAAATTCCGATTATATCTATGGAGCTGCGGTATACTCATCACATGATGTTAAAGTATACAATTCCAATTTCACTGATAATTATATGGTTAGATACGATTCCTATGCAACCGGTGGTAGTGCAATATATTCACTGA